The genomic window AGTGATGCTGTTTGCCAAGTTCTTCCCATTCTTTCTCATGGTCTTAGTTTGTGCATTACCCCACCATTTTGGTACACCTTAACTTGTACCATTATATCTCCCCGCCAATGGCACATATACTACATAACTATATATGGCAGAATTTTCATGACAGCAATGTTCAGTAACAAAAACACCAATGGCACATATACTGCATAACTGTGAAGTTGCATAAATATGGCAGCTTTTAAAAATGTGAATTTGCATAAATTcttaatgaagaaaacaaaagcTTCAGTTAGAAAGAGTTGATCAACTGAAGGATAACTCAATCATCAAAACAGCAAGTAATAGTAAGATAAATTTCAGTTAAACAGAAAATTCACTTTTAATCAATCACCACAAAGTAGATATTAGGTCAGCACAGCTGTTAAGTGCAGGGGTTTATGTAACCCATGGATGAGAAATATGCTGGTAGAATACCAAAATAACACAGGAAATGTTAATCATCCTAAACAGATTTTGATATGCGCTCGAGAGAAGCATGATAAGAAGTAAGTTCCTACATCCAAATTAACATTTGTAACCTAAAGATTGGTCTTGTCCAGGTCATCAAAGTAAGGATGTTCCATTGCTTTCTTTGCAGAAATCCGCTTGGCAGGTTCATATTGCAGCATTTGCTGAAAACAAAATAGAGAACAAAAatcacattattattattaaaataaagagTAATAGCAGTTAAGTTTAAGTGTTAACTAAGCAAGGGGATAAATTACAGCGAGTAGATCCAGTCCAGCATCTTCCAAAGTGGGAACAGCCTTTGAGAGATTTTGAGGGTTAGGGCTCCACTGAGGGTACTCATGCCAGTTCATTAGTTTACTAACACCTGGCCACATATCTTCATTAGGAGTCCCCAACAGCCTGAATATGTGGAGGAGTTGTTGCAGCTCAGAATCACCAGGAAATAGTGCTTGCTTGGTGACAAGTTCAGCTgtaataatcaaaacaaaaattagattAAAAACAACATGCTGCAAGATAAACAATTACTAAGAAATATCATTTCACTTGGTTGAACCAGATATATCCTTACCGAAAATGCACGCAACAGACCAAATATCCACAGCCATTGAGTAATGTGTAGCGCCCAAAAGGACTTCAGGTGCTCTATACCACAGGGTCAGTATCTGAAAATGACAAGTAATGCAATCAGCCGCATTATAAGATCACATACACCTTGAATGCAAAACTAACAAAGGGGAGAAACCATAAATCTATCTCTTTTTCACATCAACTTTGTCATGAATCATGATCCAATGTCAAGCCTCTTTGTCATGATCCAATGACAGGCACACATTTTATTATTAGCCTGCCAAGCCTAATGTACTATAACACATCCACCattataaactaatattttcatttcaaaaacTATCTAATCAAGCTCTGGAATATCTCTTTTACCTCATGAGTGTACTTCTTAAGAGGCACAGTAAATGCTCTAGCTAGTCCAAGATCAGCAATTTTGAGCATCATTGTTTTCCGGTCCATCAAGAGATTATGAGGCTTCAAATCCCTTCAATAATAGAGGTCCAATCTTAAGTAAGTGGATGTACATCATGTACTAGTAGTGACTAATCTATGAATCTATCTATTTGGCAAATAAATGAAGTATACCTGTGCAAGATTCCATGGCCATGGCAGAAAGCAACACCCTTACAAAGTTGGTACATCAAGCCCTGAAAAATCAAATTCacaaaatcattaattaattgcATAATAACCTAATAACTACATTACAACAATAATCAATCAATTATAATTCCAATTCTGAAAAATTAATGGAAATAAACAGTACTTTGATGACTGGAGGTGGAATATTTTGTCCAGTTTGACGAAAAGTACGAATGAATTTCTTGAGATCAGTATCCATGTACTCAAAAACCAAGTACAGCACAGTTTTTCCTTCCTTGTTCTGACCTTGTTTCACATCCAATAACCTAATAGACAATTTTTTCACAAAGTTAACCTAATTTTACATTTTACATCTAATTCAAATTGTAATTATTTTACCCTAAAATAGCAGATAAGGCAAATACCTAACAACATGTGGATCACGAGAGAGCATTCTCAGAATGGAAACCTCGCGAAGAGTAGTAGGAGGAACACCTTCATCATCCTCATGAAGACGAGTCTTCTTAAGAGCAACGATCTTCCCGGTAGCTTTCTCTCTTGCTCTATAAACCTTCCCATACGTTCCTTCCCCAACTTTCTCTAGCTTCTCGAACGCCTCTTTCGCCGATAATACTACTCCTATTTTCTCCATCTCTCTCACGATATAGTTCTAAAGTCAaagcaaaacataaaacaaatcaaaatcaaaattaaacaaaaattcatATGCATAAATTAATCACAAACTTAATTCAACAAAATTCAAA from Trifolium pratense cultivar HEN17-A07 linkage group LG1, ARS_RC_1.1, whole genome shotgun sequence includes these protein-coding regions:
- the LOC123902398 gene encoding cell division control protein 2 homolog D-like, with the translated sequence MEKIGVVLSAKEAFEKLEKVGEGTYGKVYRAREKATGKIVALKKTRLHEDDEGVPPTTLREVSILRMLSRDPHVVRLLDVKQGQNKEGKTVLYLVFEYMDTDLKKFIRTFRQTGQNIPPPVIKGLMYQLCKGVAFCHGHGILHRDLKPHNLLMDRKTMMLKIADLGLARAFTVPLKKYTHEILTLWYRAPEVLLGATHYSMAVDIWSVACIFAELVTKQALFPGDSELQQLLHIFRLLGTPNEDMWPGVSKLMNWHEYPQWSPNPQNLSKAVPTLEDAGLDLLAQMLQYEPAKRISAKKAMEHPYFDDLDKTNL